The following nucleotide sequence is from Roseivirga sp. BDSF3-8.
TTTAATTAATCGTTTAAAAAACGGTCATTCAACTATAACTTTTTAGCCAAAAAACTATCCAGAAACAGTTATTTATAACACATTAATAACTAATTCAACTTCGAAAATACAACAAAACACCATTTCGGCACACTATTGTTCTTAACATACAAGTTTTCCCAAAATAGATCACATTGCTGTACGTCTTACTGTAACCTCTCACCGCTCCCGCACTACTTGTTTCAGTTGCCACTTTGCTTAAATTTGTGACCATAAGCGACACTATATGACCCAGGAAGAGGCGAAAAATAAAATCGGTTCACTAACGGCAGAGATAAACCGGCATAATCACCTTTATTACATGGAAAACAAGTCGGAAATATCCGACTTCGAGTTTGATCGCCTGATGAAGGAGCTGCAGGATCTGGAAGCAGAATTTCCGGACCTTGCGACGCCTGACTCTCCTACCCAACGTGTCGGCGGTACCATCACTAAAGAGTTTGAGACGGTGACGCATGCTTTTCCCATGCTCTCTCTCGGTAACACTTATAACCCGGAGGAACTTGAAGAGTTTGACAAGCGGGTAGCCAAACAACTTGAAGATGAGCCTTATACATACTTCTGTGAGCTTAAGTTTGATGGGGTCGCCATAAGCCTCACTTACGAAAACGGGGTACTGACCAGGGCTGCTACCCGCGGCGATGGTACGCGTGGGGATGATATCACCGCTAACGCCAAAACCATTCGTACGCTGCCACTGAGTGTGGACAAAAGTAAGGCCCCGGCCCGGTTTGAGGTAAGGGGTGAGGTGTACATGTCGAGGGAGGTGTTTAACAGGATTAATCGCGAAAAAGAGGAAAATGGAGAGGCCTTACTGGCTAACCCGCGCAACACGGCTTCCGGAACGCTCAAGATGCAGGACAGCAGCATTGTTGCAAAACGCCACCTGGACTGCTATATATACAGTATGGTAGGCGATGACCTGCCGGTTGAGACCCATGAGGAAGCAATTAAACTATTGGAAGAGCTCAATTTCAAGGTTTCACCGACCTATCGTAAATGCGGGAGCCTGAAGGAAATAGAAAAATATATCAGCGACTGGGAAGAGGAACGTCATAATCTGCCCCTGGACACGGACGGCATTGTGATCAAAGTAAACTCGCTGGCCCAACAGCGTGAACTAGGCAGTACTGCAAAAAGTCCCCGGTGGGCGATCGCTTATAAATACCAGGCAGAGGGCGCGCAGACTACACTGAAAGAAGTTACTTACCAGGTAGGCCGTACGGGGGCTGTTACCCCGGTGGCTAACCTGGAACCGGTATTGCTTGCGGGCACTACTGTAAAGAGGGCTTCTCTTTACAATGCTAATGAAATAGAACGCCTGGATCTGCGCATAGGTGACACAGTATCAGTGGAAAAGGGCGGGGAGATCATCCCTAAAGTAACGGCGGTAGACCCTACGAAACGAGAGGCTAACAGCCAGCCGGTAAACTACCCGGATAAATGCCCTGAGTGTGAGACGCCTCTGGTACGCAAGGAAGGAGAAGCTGTACATTATTGCCCTAACACGAAAGGGTGTCCCCCGCAGATTAAAGGCCGTATCGAACACTTTATTCAGCGCAGGGCCATGGATATTAATAGCATCGGCAGCCGTACGATTGCCATGCTATATGAAAAGGGTCTGGTAAAAAGCCCCGCAGACCTGTATTCGCTGAGCTACGATGACGTTTATGAGTTGGAAGGCTTCAAAGATCAGTCTACGAAAAACCTGCTGGAGGGTATAGAGGCTTCTAAGGCGCAGCCTTTCCGTAATGTACTTTTCGCCCTGGGCATTCGTTATGTGGGGCGAACGGTGGCTGAAAAGCTGGCGGCGCATTTCAAAACGCTGGAAAACCTGAAGCAGGCAAGCTATGAAGATCTGGTGGGTGTACACGAGATCGGCGAAAGGATAGCTGAAAGTGTAATGGAGTTCTTTACTGACGAAGAATGGCTGGAGGAGGTACAGCGCCTGCAGGAGGCGGGTCTCCGGTTTGAAGAGGAGGAAGAAGAGCAGCAGGAACAGGCATCTGATAGCCTGGCAGGCAAGACACTGGTGGTGTCCGGGGTGTTTACGGCCTTTAGCCGGGATGAGCTAAAAGATATTATCCGTAAACATGGGGGAAAAGTGGCTGGTTCGGTATCGGGTAAGACTGACTACCTGGTAGCGGGTGAGAATATGGGGCCCTCTAAGCTGGACAAGGCACGTTCGCTTAACGTCAATATTATTTCCGAAAAGGACTTTATCGAATTACTGGACCTGACTATTTAACTTGACTACTGCATTTCTCAGATACCGCATCAAACAGCTTCGTAAGTCGCGTAAGCCCTTACCCTCTAAGTCGTACTCAGACGCTCAAAGTGTAGGGATAGTATTCACTGTCAAGGGCATGGAGCGCCATAACGCAGTAAAGCAGTTTATCAGTGAACTAAAGGAAGACGGAAAAAAGGTCGAGGTAATGACCTTCCTTCCTGAGAGCACGGAAAACCACGAGTTTTTATTTGACTATTTTACAAAAAAGGATATATCTATAACCGGGAGGGTCAAATCACAGGAATTAAAGGATTTTATGGATAAGCCATTTGATTTTTTGATCTGTGTGGACCCTGACCCTAATGAATATCTGCTATTTTTACTAGCGGGGTCACCGGCTGCATGCCGGGTAGGACGCTATACGGAAAATCAGCAGCCATATTTTGAGCTAATGACAGCTGCGGAGGAAACACCCTCTGCGGCAGACTTTATGCGCCAGCTTATTAACCTCATTAAAAACCTTAAAAACCAATGAGCAGAAAGTTCAGCGGAGCGGGTGTAGCCCTGGTTACTCCATTTGACCAGGAGATGAAACCTGACTATACGGCATATGAAAAGCTTCTTACCCACGTCTCGAGAGAGAATGGGGTAGACTACCTGGTAGTCCAGGGCACCACGGGCGAATCTGTCACTACTACAGCGGCAGAGCAAGCCTCATTACTTAGGTTCACCATAGAGCACAACCCTCGCAAACTGCCGGTTGTATATGGACTTGGAGGTAATAATACGGAGGCTGTGCTGGACACGCTCCGCCAGGCAGACCTTGAAGGTGTGGACGCTATACTATCTGTAAGTCCGGCATATAACAAGCCGCACCAGGAGGGGATAGTAAGGCACTATACGACTATTGCTGACGCCAGCCCGGTCCCTGTCATATTATATAATGTGCCAGGCCGGACGGCTTCTAACGTAAGGGCAGAAACCACGCTGAGACTGGCAGAGCATCCAAATATCATAGCCACTAAAGAGGCTTCAGGCTCACTGGAGCAGGCTATGGAGATCAGCCGCCATAAACCAAAGGACTTCTATTTACTATCCGGTGATGATATGCTAACGGTGCCTATGATGTCTGTAGGGGCAGAGGGGGTAATCTCAGTGCTGGCAAATGGCTTTCCGGACCTGATTCATGATATGGTGCACGCTGCTCTGAAAGGGGATTTCAAAAAGGCCTCTGAGGTAGCCTTCCGCCTGATTGACATGAACTCGCTTATATATGAAGAGAGTAACCCGGTAGGAATAAAGGCTGTGCTGGCAGCAAAAGGAGTATGTGACGCACGGGTACGTATGCCATTACTCCCTGTGAGTGAAGACCTTAACAAGCGAATACTACAGGTACTTGATAAGATGTAATTAGGTATAATACTATAAAAAGAAAGGCTGACCGTATTACACGATCAGCCTTTTTATCTTTATAAGAGACTCGAATTATGATTCGTTGTTCTTGATGTCCTGAACCTCAACACGGATTTCCTGAGCGAGGTTTTTCAGCTCCTGCATGCCCTTTCTAACGCGGGTACCGGCAGCCTGATTTCCTTTTTCGTAGAACTTATGGAAATCACCTTCTAAGGACATTACCAAGTCTCTGATTTGGTCAAATCTATTCATACCTAATAGTTTTGAAGTTATTGATTATTTGTTTAATTCGAACCGGGAACAATATAAGTAAAATGTTCAGAAATCAACAAATTAAAGCTGATTTTAGCACATTTTTTTACTCAGCAAAGGCAGCCGCCAGCTCTCCTTTTCTATAGACTCCGTCGTTCAATTTGTCCTGTACGGACTCAAAAGCGCGGATGGTTTCGTCTACATCTTCCATGCTGTGAGCGGCTGTAGGTATAAGGCGTAACATAATAACATCCTTAGGTACTACAGGGTATATAACAACTGAACAGAAAATATTATAATTTTCTCTCAGGTCATAGCTTAAAGCGGCAGCTTCTCCAACCCCACCGGAAAGCATAACAGGTGTTACCGGAGACTGGGTGGTACCGATATTGAAGCCTTTCTCTCTGAGGCCGTTCTGCAGACCGTTCACCACTTTCCAGAGATTTTCCTTCAATTCCGGCATGCTGCGCAGCATTTCCAGACGCTTGATACCACCAATAACTAATGGCATGGGAAGGGACTTGGCAAAGATCTGAGACCTGGTATTATATCGAAGGAACTTAATCACATCCTTATCACCGGCAGCAAAAGCACCGATGCTGGCCATGGCCTTGGCAAAAGTAGAGAAGTACACGTCGATACCGTCCTGTACACCCTGCTCCTCGCCGGTACCTGCGCCGGTGGCGCCCATGGTACCAAATCCGTGAGCATCATCTACCAGCAGGCGGAATTCATACTTCTCCTTAAGGGCCACAATATCCTTAAGGTTACCCATATTACCGGACATACCGAATACACCTTCGGTAATAACCAGTATACCACCACCATTCTCATTGGCAAGGCGGGTAGCACGCTTAAGCTGCTTCTCAAGGTTTTCGATATCATTATGAGGATATACGAAACGCTTGCCAAGGTGCATTCTGAGTCCATCGATAATACATGCGTGACTCTCTGCGTCGTAAACGATCACATCCTTACGGTCAACCAGCGCATCGATAATAGACATAATGCCCTGGTAACCGAAGTTCAGCAGCATGCAGTCCTCCTTCTGAACGAAGTCAGCAAGCTGGCCTTCAAGTTCTTCGTGGTACTTTGTATTACCGGACATCATACGGGCACCCATGGGGTATCCAAGCCCCCACTCTGCCGACGCATCGGCATCCACCTTACGGATATCAGGGTGATTAGCCAGTCCGAGGTAGTTATTTAAGCTCCAGGTAAGTACTTCTTTCCCTCTGAATTTCATTCTGGGAGCGATATCACCTTCCAGTTTAGGAAACATGAAGTACCCCTCGCTAACGTCGGAATGCTTGCCCAATGGCCCTCTGTCCGATTTAATTTTGTCGAATAAGTCCACTAATAATTATGTTTTCGTTATTACAACATTACAGTAGCCTGCAAAAAAGCACACAAATGTAACACTATTAGCAGTATCACCAAAGGACGCTTATAAAATGCACGGTCTGTTTAGAAAATAATAATTAATTAATTAGCATTGTAAGGCCGTTTTTCATCGCAAAAGTTCCTCACTGATGGCAAAAATTAACAAATTACTTATCGCCAACCGTGGAGAGATCGCTCTTCGCATCATCCGTTCTGCCCGTGAAATGGGTATATCGACCGTAGCTGTATACAGCGAAGCTGACCGTAATGCCCTGCATGTCAGGGCGGCAGATGAAGCAGTCTGCATAGGTCCTGCGGCTTCTTCCGCCTCTTACCTCAAAGGGGAGGTAATCATTGAAGAGGCTAAAAAACTGGGGGTAGAGGCTATTCACCCTGGCTACGGGTTTCTTTCTGAAAATGCAGACTTTGCACGCCAGGTAACCGAGTCGGGGTTGATTTTTGTAGGCCCCTCGCCGGAAGCAATAGAGGTGATGGGCAGCAAACTGGCAGCTAAAGCGGCTGTATCTAAATATGACATTCCGCTGGTACCGGGTACGGATAAAGCCATAGAGGACCCGGCGGAGGCTAAGAAAATCGCCGCTGAAACGGGTTACCCGATTCTGATCAAGGCCAGTGCCGGTGGGGGTGGCAAGGGTATGCGTATTGTGCAGGCCGAGGAGGAACTGGAAGAGCAGATGCAGCGGGCTGTGAGTGAAGCAGTATCTGCTTTTGGCGACGGAGCCGTATTTATAGAAAAGTTTATTACCAGCCCTCGCCACATCGAAATACAGGTACTCGGGGATACGCAGGGCAATATTGTCCACCTTTTTGAAAGAGAGTGCAGTATACAAAGGCGTCACCAGAAGGTGATAGAGGAGGCTCCCTCGTATATCCTGACGCCGGAGGTACGGCAGGCTATGGGTGAGGCAGCCGTAGGTGTGGCAAAAGCGTGTAACTACTATGGGGCAGGTACGGTAGAGTTTATCGTGGATGATGAGCTGAACTTCTACTTCCTGGAGATGAACACGCGCCTGCAGGTGGAGCATCCGGTAACTGAACTGATCACAGGGGTTGACCTGGTAAAGGAGCAACTGATGATTGCGATGGGCAATCCTTTGAGCTTTAAGCAGGAAGACCTGAGTATTAACGGCCACTCGCTGGAGGTACGTGTGTATGCGGAAGACCCTACTAATAACTTCCTCCCGGACATAGGTAAGCTACAGACTTACCAGCGGCCCCAGGGCCCCGGTGTACGGGTGGATGACGGCTTTGAGCAGGGCATGGATATTCCTATCCACTATGACCCTATGATTGCCAAGCTGATCGTACATGGCAAGGACCGTAGGGAAGCTATAGACAGGATGATACGCGCTATTGAGGAATATCGTATCACGGGTATAGAGACGACCCTGTCATTCTGTAAATTTGTGCTGAAGCATGATGCATTTGTATCGGGAAAATTTAACACCAAATTTGTAGACCAGCATTTTAAGCCTGAATACCTTGATGAGCCCCCCTCGGAAGATGTGCTTGAACTGGCAGCGGCCCTGGCTGCACGGGCGTGGCGTAAGAAAAACGAAATGGCCGGGGGGAAGGCTCCGGATCAGGCTACGACGGGCAGAGCCAGCGCCTGGAAACTTCGCGGAAGATAAAAGCTAAATCACCAGATGGCAGAAATCAGACCTTTCAGGGCCTGGCGGTATAACCGTGAGCTGGCTCCGAAAATAGACAGCCTTACCTCTCCCCTGTTCGATGTGGTATCGCCCAGGCAAAGGGAGGCACTCTACCAGACCCCGTATAACAGCATTAATATTTCGGTACCGAGGGGTGAGCAGCCTGCACAGCACGCCAAAGAGCTACTGGCTGATTGGAAAGAAAAAGGGGTAATCGTGCAGGATGACCTTCCGGCAATCTATGTTTATTACCAGTACTTTTCCCTTGCCGGCAGTACCAAAGAATATTGTCGTAAGGGGTTTGTTGTGATGATCAAGGCTTATGACTGGCCTGAAAAGGTCATCTTACGGCATGAAAACACTATCCCTCATGCAGTAAATGACCGGATAGATCTGCTGAAAGCGACAGAAATGCATGCCAGCCCTACCCACGGGCTTTACAGTGACGATAGCTTTGAGCTGGAGCGGTATATGGATGAGAGTATGCGACACCCGATTTATGAGTCAGAAGACTACCAGGGGGTGCGTGATGTACTTAGCATTATTCATGATGCCAAGGTGATCAAGCGCTTTGTGGAGAAGCTGGAAAGAAAACAGGTGATCCTTGCGGACGGACACCACCGGTATGAAAGCTCGCTCATCTACCGCAAGGAAATGATGGCAAAAAATCCGGATCACACGGGGGAGGAGTCTTATAACTACCATATGATGTACCTGACTAATATGGAGTCTGATGACCTACGCATTTTATCCACGCACCGTCTGCTTCAAAATCTTGAAAACTTCAGCGAAGAGGCCTTCATGAAGGCAGTGGAGCCATATTTCATCATCAAGAACATCAATAACCCGTCAGATATCCACGAGATTATTCTGGGAAAAAAATGGGCTTTCGGCCTTCTGTTCAAAGAAAATACCTATAAGATTCGGCTGAAGCCGGAGGTGTTTGATCAGTTGAACTGGAATTTTCCGGAGGTGGTGAAGGAACTGGACCTGACGGTACTACATTATTTTGTACTGGAAAAGGCGCTGGGGATCCCGGGTCATAAGCAACGTGCAAGCCGTAATATCATTTTTGAGCGCAACTTCAGCGAGTGCCTGCGAAGTGTACTGGGGGGCGAGTCTCAGTGCGCTATTATCACCCAGGATATTAGCATGGAAGAGGTTAAAAAAGTGTGTTTCAGCGGCTATACGATGCCACAAAAGTCTACTTATTTTTACCCTAAAGTAATCAGCGGATTTATTTATGGCTCGATCAAACCTGAAGAATTTGTCCCTAAAGCTCATTCTCTCTTCTAAATCGCCCCGGCGACAATACATCCTTAAAGAGGCTGGATTTGATTTTACTACCCGGGTGAGGGAGGTAGAAGAGATTTACCCTGACGACATGGATGTATGGAAGGTAGCCTCTTACCTGAGTGAGCTAAAGGCATCTGCTCATAAAGACCTTGCGGATGACGAAGTGCTACTCACCTCGGATACAGTAGTGATACTAGATGACACCTTGCTGGGCAAACCGGTAAATGAAGAAGATGCCATGCAGATGCTGCGAAATATGAGTGGTAAGCACCATACGGTAGTCACTGCGGTGTGCCTGAAAACCAGCAAAGGAAGCTTTACATTCGATGACCGGGCAGATGTATATTTTCGCCCTTTATCGGAGGAGTTTATTCGGGACTACGTAGCAACGGGTGAGCCTATGGATAAGGCAGGTTCTTATGGCGTACAGGACCGCTTCGGTATGCTGGGAATAGACAGGATCAACGGCTCTTACTTTACGATAATGGGCTTGCCTGTGCATAAGGTGTATGAACACCTCTCCTACCTGGCGAATAACGGCCGGCTGCCTCAATAGATTACCCACCATGCGCCACCTCATTGGCCTTATTAAAAAACACTACCAGGAAGATTTTCACTGGCCCTCATCACTTATTGTATTTATTTTCCTGGTAGCCGCGATTGTTATAAACAGTTACCTGGATATAGAGGATTACTACATTGACAAGGTATGGGCGGGGCACCCTATTCGTGTCCTTTGGTTCTTCCTGCTGTTTAGTGTTCCGTATTATCTAAGCTGCTGGGTACTCCACGCATATGGCCTTACGGGCAACGCTTTTCTATCCAGGGGTTTCTATGCCCGCAGTGTGTTTATCCTGATATGCATGGCTTTTGACTCTTCTTTTAGCTGGCACTGGGAATGGATCCGAAGTACGTTCGATATGGGGTATGCCTACTGGTTGCTAAGGTGCAGTAATAATCTCCTTACCCTTTTCACTATTTTTCTTCCGCTGGGGATTTACTATTATCTGGCTAAGGAGCGTACTGGCTTTTACGGACTAGGCAACAGGAATATACACTGGCAAGGTTACCTGGTCCTGCTTGCGTGCGTGGCACCGCTGGTAGCAGGGGCCTCTTTTACGGAGGGTTTTCAGGATGCTTACCCGCGGTATACTCCTTACTATACTTCGGACCTCCCGGGATGGATTAAGGTGGTGGTGTATGAGCTTACCTATGGGCTTAGCTTTATCTCAGTAGAGCTTATTTTCAGGGGCTTCCTGGTCATTGGCATGCTGAGAATCCTTGGACCACAGGCGATCTTACCCATGGCGGCCCTGTACTGTGTCTATCACTTCGGTAAGCCCCCCATGGAGGCTTTCAGTTCTATTTTCGGGGGGTATTTACTGGGGATACTTGCCTATTACAGCCGTTCCATCATCGGAGGCATCCTGCTTCATGTAGGACTGGCCTGGATGATGGAACTGGCTGCATGGCTGCAGAGGCAGTAGGGGGAATTATTCCTGCTCTTCTTCTTCTTTCTCGCTGCCGCCAGTTTTGCGGCGGCTCCTGCGGCTGGTAGTCTCTTCGCGTTCTTTTACGCTTATGCGGTCTCCGTCTTCCAGCTCTTTACTTACTGCCAGGAAAGGCCCGCTAACTACTTCCTGACCTTCGCTTAGCCCTTCGGTAACCTCAATATTGTCAAAGTCACTAATGCCAGTCTTTACGATTTTAAGGTCAGCCATTCCACCCTCAGCAATAAACACGACTTCTTCTACTTCTCCTTTACTTTTGCTTTCACGGTATGCGGCTACAACTTCGCCATCTTCCAGGGTGCGGGTAGCCACTGCTGACAAAGGGACTGCCAGCACGTTACGCTTGACATCTGTTACGATATCCACGCTGGCCGTCATGCCGGGTCTGAAAGGGGCGTCTGTATTTCCTTCGGCTACAAGGTCTTTATAACTATCATTAAGGATGCGCACCTTCACTTCAAATTCGGTAACGGCCTCGTCGGTTGCTTTCTGATTAGCCGTATTCGCGATGGCAGTCACTACGCCTCTGAACTGCTTATCAGCAAAGCTGTAACTATCGACATCGATCTCAGCAGTGTCACCCACACCTACTTTGATGATATCATTTTCGTTGACATCTACGCGCACTTCCATTCGGCTCAGGTCGGCGATACGGAGCATTTCGGTACCCTGCATCTGGCTGGTACCTACCACGCGCTCTCCCTTCTCTACGTTCAGTAGTGATACGATACCGGTAACGGGGGCGTACACGCTGGTAAGGCTAAGGTTTTCTTTTGCCTCAGAGACATTGGCGAGGGCTGTTTTAACCATATAGTTTGCAGCCAATACATTTTGCTTGGCTCCCTCAAGATCCTGATCGGCCACCAGATAGTTAGTCTTGGCCTGTTCAAAATCACTGTCGCTTATCACTGAATCTTCGTAAAGCGCCTGCTGGCGGTCGAACTCAGACTTAGCTCTGAGCTTCTGGGCTTCGGCGCGTGACAGTCGTGCCTGAGCTTCTGCAAGCGATGCACGCTGCTGATTCAGGGAAGCCTCGGCCCTCGCAAGGGCGGTCTGGAAGTTATCGGGTCGAATACGGATGAGCAGGTCACCTTGTCTCACGCTGTCTCCCTCCTCCACATTCAATTCGATGATCTCACCGGGTACATCAGGGCTGATCTTTACCTCTGTTTCCGGCTGTATGGTGCCGGACGCAGTCACTTTCTGAATGATCGTGGTACGCCGTACTTCTGCCAGCTCAACCTCTCTTGCATTAGGCTGACCAATCCACCCCTGGCGCTTAGCCACCATAAGTACTATCACCAGAAACACGATAAGTGCTCCGATGATATACCATTTTTTATTCGATTTTTTACGTTTAGCAGTAGCCATTCATGTTTGTTTAGCGTGAGATAAATCAGTCTAGGGTAATAGGCTGGCCCTGGTAGAATTCCAGTATTTTCTTCTTAAAAATGTATTCGAATCTGGCACGAAGCAGTTCGGAACGAGCCCGGAACAGGTTATTGCTAGCCAGTTGATAGTCGACAAAATTCAGTGCACCAACATTGTACTGCTTTTCAGTAGCGCGAAAGGCTTCTTCAAGTGACTCTACCTGCTGCTGGCTTGCCTCAAAGGACTCGCTGGACGTTACCACATCGGTATAGGCCGTCTCTATGCTCTGCCTCAGGTCCTGACGTACCTGCAGTGCCTGCAGCTCTGCCCTTCTCTGGTTAATGGACGCACGCTGGACATTATTTCTGGTTCTGAAGCCGTTAAGTATCGGGATATTGAGACTGATGAACGCACTCTGAGAGAAGTTTTCATCAAACTGTTGCCATACGCCAATGCCACTTTCAATATTTCTTTCAAAATCTAAACCTTCTATCACTACCAGCTCAGACTGATCAGAGGCAAGATACCCAACAGTATCAACCACCATTATGGGGTCCCCTATCAGGGTGCGGGATTCTCCAAGGCTGGAATAATTAGTCCGTAGTGAACCGCCCAGGCTGAGGGTAGGGTAATATTCTCCCCGAGCTGACTCCACACTGTATTCGCTACTTTCCACCGACTTGTCAGCACTTTCTATTTGAGGCAGTACCTGTTCGGCATTCTGATAAATCTCATCGGAAGACTGCTCCAGCACATCGAGGGTGGCCACATCCAGGTCAGGGCTCTCTACCTCTATTTCTTCTTCGGCCGGAAGCCTAAGTAGTTGCTTCAGGTTAAGCTTGGCAATAGCGAGGCTATTTTCTGCCTGGATCAGGTCACGGCGGTTGCTCGCGAGCTGGGCCTGAAATTCCAGCAGGTTGCTGGCAGGAAGCACCCCTGCATCCACTAACCGCCTGGTACGGTCTACCTGCTCTGAGGTAGTCTCCAGTTGGCTCTCGGCGATCCTGATTTGTTCTTTGGCAAACAGTACATTCAGGTACTGGTTGGCCACCGACAAGGTAATGTTATTAGATATCGCCTTTAGTTGTGCCTGGGAAGCAAGGACATTGGCCTCATTGGATTTTATATTATTCCTGAGGCTAAACCCGTTAAAAAGCAATAGATTTCCGCTTACACTCCCTGAGGCAAACTTAATCTCCGTATTCACAAAGTCGTTGGTGGTCGGGTCAATGGACCTACCCCAGTTGAAACCAGCCTGCGTGTTGGCATTGAAGGTTGGCAACTGGTTATGTCTGGCCTGATTGAGATTTATCTCGCTTTGCTGAACATCCAGGCGAGCCTGCTCCACGGTCAGGTTATTACTTACTGCATGCTGGATAGCCTCTTCCAGGGACCACACCTCTGCCTCCTGTGCTGTGGCCCCAAAGGACAGCAGCAAACCGGCGAGGGCTCCCAGGTACTTTTTCCTGTTATTCATAGTTCATTATTGGTCGATGTTCGGGATGTAGCGTACGTGCTTCACCCACTTCAGTTGTTCTAAATATTGTAAGGTTATCTCCCTTACACCAGAATCCATTTCCAGTACCAGGCAGGCCAGATCATTTTTGCCCTTACGTGATACGGTCATGGTAGCTATATTGCAATCGTCATTAGACAGAATATTCGCGATAAAAGCAATACTGCCTTTCACATCCTTTGCCATGATGATCATGGTATGAAGGCTGGCGCTG
It contains:
- a CDS encoding CPBP family intramembrane glutamic endopeptidase, which encodes MNTSPTWRITAGCLNRLPTMRHLIGLIKKHYQEDFHWPSSLIVFIFLVAAIVINSYLDIEDYYIDKVWAGHPIRVLWFFLLFSVPYYLSCWVLHAYGLTGNAFLSRGFYARSVFILICMAFDSSFSWHWEWIRSTFDMGYAYWLLRCSNNLLTLFTIFLPLGIYYYLAKERTGFYGLGNRNIHWQGYLVLLACVAPLVAGASFTEGFQDAYPRYTPYYTSDLPGWIKVVVYELTYGLSFISVELIFRGFLVIGMLRILGPQAILPMAALYCVYHFGKPPMEAFSSIFGGYLLGILAYYSRSIIGGILLHVGLAWMMELAAWLQRQ
- a CDS encoding efflux RND transporter periplasmic adaptor subunit, producing MATAKRKKSNKKWYIIGALIVFLVIVLMVAKRQGWIGQPNAREVELAEVRRTTIIQKVTASGTIQPETEVKISPDVPGEIIELNVEEGDSVRQGDLLIRIRPDNFQTALARAEASLNQQRASLAEAQARLSRAEAQKLRAKSEFDRQQALYEDSVISDSDFEQAKTNYLVADQDLEGAKQNVLAANYMVKTALANVSEAKENLSLTSVYAPVTGIVSLLNVEKGERVVGTSQMQGTEMLRIADLSRMEVRVDVNENDIIKVGVGDTAEIDVDSYSFADKQFRGVVTAIANTANQKATDEAVTEFEVKVRILNDSYKDLVAEGNTDAPFRPGMTASVDIVTDVKRNVLAVPLSAVATRTLEDGEVVAAYRESKSKGEVEEVVFIAEGGMADLKIVKTGISDFDNIEVTEGLSEGQEVVSGPFLAVSKELEDGDRISVKEREETTSRRSRRKTGGSEKEEEEQE
- a CDS encoding TolC family protein, which gives rise to MNNRKKYLGALAGLLLSFGATAQEAEVWSLEEAIQHAVSNNLTVEQARLDVQQSEINLNQARHNQLPTFNANTQAGFNWGRSIDPTTNDFVNTEIKFASGSVSGNLLLFNGFSLRNNIKSNEANVLASQAQLKAISNNITLSVANQYLNVLFAKEQIRIAESQLETTSEQVDRTRRLVDAGVLPASNLLEFQAQLASNRRDLIQAENSLAIAKLNLKQLLRLPAEEEIEVESPDLDVATLDVLEQSSDEIYQNAEQVLPQIESADKSVESSEYSVESARGEYYPTLSLGGSLRTNYSSLGESRTLIGDPIMVVDTVGYLASDQSELVVIEGLDFERNIESGIGVWQQFDENFSQSAFISLNIPILNGFRTRNNVQRASINQRRAELQALQVRQDLRQSIETAYTDVVTSSESFEASQQQVESLEEAFRATEKQYNVGALNFVDYQLASNNLFRARSELLRARFEYIFKKKILEFYQGQPITLD